The window GCAAGCGCTACCTGGACTTCCTAGGCCTCTACGGCACCCTGAACCTGGGCCACCGCCACCCCAAGGTGGTGGAGGCGGTCAAGCGGCAGCTTGACCGCATGCCCATGTCGGTGCGGGTCCTGGTCTCGGAGCCCACGGCCAGGCTTGCCGCAAAGCTCGCCGAGATCACCCCGGAGGGCCTGGAGATGGTCTTCTTCGGCAACTCCGGGGCCGAGGCGGTGGAGGCCGCCATCAAGCTGGCCCGGGCCTACACCGGCAAGCCCGGCATCGTCACCACCCAAGGGGGGTTCCACGGCAAGACCATGGGGGCGCTCTCCCTCACCCCCAAGCCCGAGTACCAGGACCCCGCAAGGCCCCTCCTCCCCGGGGTCAAGGTGGTGCCCTACGGGGACCTAAAGGCCCTGGAGGAGGCCATAGACGAAACGACCGCCGCCGTGATCGTGGAGCCCATCCAGGGGGAAGGGGGCATCCGGGTGCCCCCCGAGGGGTACCTGAGGGGCGTGCGGGAGCTTACCCGGGAAAAGGGCGTCCTCATGATCGCCGACGAGGTGCAGACCGGCCTCGGCCGCACGGGGAAGCTCTTCGGGGTGGACTGGGAGGGGGTCTCCCCGGACCTCATGACCCTGGCCAAGGCCCTGGGGGGCGGGGTGATGCCCATCGGGGCCTGCGTGGGGCGGCGGGAGGTCTTTGAGGTCTTCAAGAATAACCCCCTCTTCCACTCCTCCACCTTCGGGGGGAACCCCCTGGCCGCGGCCGCCGCCCTTGCGGCCATTGAGGTCACCCTGGAGGAGGACCTCCCGGGGCGGGCCCTGGAGCTCGGCCGCCACCTGATGGAGGGGCTAAAGGTCCTCAAGGAGGAGCACCCCCACCTCATTGAGGACGTGCGCGGCCGGGGGCTCATGGTGGGCGTGGAGTTCGCGGACGCCGACATCGGCGCCCTGGTGGTGGCGGAGATGGCGGAGAGGGGCGTCCTCACCGCCTTCGGCCTGAATAACCCCAAGGTGGTCCGCCTCGAGCCCCCCCTGATCATCGGCAAGGAGCACGTGGACGAGGCCCTCGCCGTCTTCGCGGAGGCCCTCAAGGCTACGGAAAAGGCCCTCGAGGGCCTTCTAGGTTGAAATGCAGGAAACGCTTTTAGAGTTTTTCAAGAAGACGGGGAGGCCGCACCGGCTGGAGGAGATCCTGCACCGGTTCGGCCTGGAGAAGCGGGAGGCCAAGGCCCACCTTAAGGCCTTGGTGGCGCGGGGGCTTCTGGAGAAGAAGGGAAGCCGGTACTTCCTGGCCAACCGGGTCCAGGGGCCCTTAAGCCTCCATCGGGACGGGTACGGCTTCGTCCGCCTCCCCGAGGGGGACCTCTTCGTCCCCCCGGGGTACACGGGGGACGCCTGGCCGGGCGACCTGGTGGAGGCCCGCGTCATGCCCCCGGGCCGGGACGGAAGGCCTTGGGGGGTGGTGGAGCGGGTCCTCAAGCGGGCGCGGGAGCGGCTCGTGGGGACCCTGGACTTCCGGAAAGGCCGCGCCCTGCTCCTCCCCGACGAGCCCAACCTCCCGGAGCTTCCCCTCGCCCCCGAGGGGCTTGAGGGCCTGAAGCGGGGAAGCCGCATCGTGGTCCAGGTCCACTACGGCAAGCGCCCCTACGGGACCTTCCTTGCGTACCTGGGGGAGGGGGAGGCCCCCGAGACGGAGACGGAGGCCGTCATCGCCAAGTACGGCCTCCGCGCCGAGTTCCCCGAGGAGGTCCTGAAGGAGGCGGAGGCCATCCCCTTGGAGATCCCCGAGGCGGAGCTTAGGCGGCGGGAGGACTTCAGGGGCCTTCGGGTCTTCACCATAGACGGGGTGGACGCCAAGGACTTTGACGACGCCATCCACGTGGAGCGTCTGCCTGGGGGCTACCGCATCGGGGTCCACATCGCCGACGTCTCCCACTACGTCAAGGAGGGAAGCCTCTTGGACCAGGAGGCCTTCCTCCGGGGCACCAGCGTCTACCTCCCGGGGCGGGTCCTCCCCATGCTTCCCGAAAGGCTTTCCAATGGGGTCTGCTCCTTGAGGCCGGGGGAGGACCGCTTGGTCCTCTCCGTGCTCGTGGACCTCACGGAGGACCTAAAGGTCAAGCGGGTCCGCTTCCGGGAAGGGGTCATCCGGAGCGTCGCCCGCCTCACCTACACCGAGGTGGAGGCCTTCGCCGAGGGCTTCGGCCTTCCCGAGGAGCACGCCTTCCTGGCGGAGGACTTGCGCCTCCTTTTGGACCTCACGCAGAGGATGCGGGAGAAGCGCCTAAAGGAGGGCGCCTTGGACTTCGCCTTCCCCGAGGTGAAGGTGGAGGTGGGGGAGGAGGGGGAGCTTCACCTCATCCCCCAGGCGGAGCCCAAGGCCAGAAGCCTCATTGAGGAGCTGATGCTCCTCGCCAACCGGCTGGTGGCGGAGTACCTGGTGCAAAAGGGCCTCCCCGGCCTCTTCCGCGTCCACGAGGAGCCGGTCCAGGACGCCTACGAGAAGCTCCGCCAGGCCCTGGCCCGCCTGGGCTATACCCTCCCCCCCAAGCTTTCCGGCCACGCCCTGCAAAAGGCCCTCCTCGCCTCGCGGGGCCGCCCGGAGGAGCCCGTGGTGGCCTACCTCGTCCTCCGCTCCTTGCGCCTGGCCCGCTACGCCCCGGAGAACCTGGGCCACTTCGGCCTCGCCATGGAGCACTACCTGCACTTCACGAGCCCCATCCGCCGCTACCCGGACCTGGTGGTCCACCGGGTGCTGAAGGCCGCCTTGCGCCGGACCCTCACCCCGGCGCGGAAGGCGCGGTGGCAAGAGGCCTTTCCCGCCATCGCCGAGCACGCTTCGGAGATGGAAAGGAAGGCGGAAGCCGCCGAGAGGGAGCTCACCAAGTACTACATGGCCAAGTGGGCCGAGCTCCACGTGGGGGAGCGCTTCTTGGGGAAGGTCACCGGGGTGGCGAACTTCGGGGCCTTCGTCACTTTGCCCAACGGGGTGGAGGGGCTGGTGCGCCTCGAGGCCCTGGGGCCCTACACCTACAGCGAGGAGGCTATGGCCCTCCTCGGCCCCAAAGGGCGGAGGATCCGCCTCGGGGACGAGATGGAGGTGCGGATCGCCGGGGCCAACCCGAGGCTTAGGCAGGTGGACCTCCTCCCCGTGGAGGAGGCGCCCAAGAAGACCAAGAACAGGAAGGAAAAGGCTAAGGAGGTGGAGATGCGCAAAGTGGTAGGACCCCCCAAGGACCGGGCCCGGGACACCCGTCCCGAGCGGGCCACGGTGAACACCATCTACTTCGGCGAGTGGACCCCCAAGGAGCCCGAGGAGCCCCGCCCGGAGAGGACCCGGGCCCGCAAAAAGCGGCGC of the Thermus thermophilus HB8 genome contains:
- a CDS encoding aspartate aminotransferase family protein, which translates into the protein MDLDAFTLFERHINPGLAGLLRFTGLDRVESHAEGPYVWDTQGKRYLDFLGLYGTLNLGHRHPKVVEAVKRQLDRMPMSVRVLVSEPTARLAAKLAEITPEGLEMVFFGNSGAEAVEAAIKLARAYTGKPGIVTTQGGFHGKTMGALSLTPKPEYQDPARPLLPGVKVVPYGDLKALEEAIDETTAAVIVEPIQGEGGIRVPPEGYLRGVRELTREKGVLMIADEVQTGLGRTGKLFGVDWEGVSPDLMTLAKALGGGVMPIGACVGRREVFEVFKNNPLFHSSTFGGNPLAAAAALAAIEVTLEEDLPGRALELGRHLMEGLKVLKEEHPHLIEDVRGRGLMVGVEFADADIGALVVAEMAERGVLTAFGLNNPKVVRLEPPLIIGKEHVDEALAVFAEALKATEKALEGLLG
- the rnr gene encoding ribonuclease R; its protein translation is MQETLLEFFKKTGRPHRLEEILHRFGLEKREAKAHLKALVARGLLEKKGSRYFLANRVQGPLSLHRDGYGFVRLPEGDLFVPPGYTGDAWPGDLVEARVMPPGRDGRPWGVVERVLKRARERLVGTLDFRKGRALLLPDEPNLPELPLAPEGLEGLKRGSRIVVQVHYGKRPYGTFLAYLGEGEAPETETEAVIAKYGLRAEFPEEVLKEAEAIPLEIPEAELRRREDFRGLRVFTIDGVDAKDFDDAIHVERLPGGYRIGVHIADVSHYVKEGSLLDQEAFLRGTSVYLPGRVLPMLPERLSNGVCSLRPGEDRLVLSVLVDLTEDLKVKRVRFREGVIRSVARLTYTEVEAFAEGFGLPEEHAFLAEDLRLLLDLTQRMREKRLKEGALDFAFPEVKVEVGEEGELHLIPQAEPKARSLIEELMLLANRLVAEYLVQKGLPGLFRVHEEPVQDAYEKLRQALARLGYTLPPKLSGHALQKALLASRGRPEEPVVAYLVLRSLRLARYAPENLGHFGLAMEHYLHFTSPIRRYPDLVVHRVLKAALRRTLTPARKARWQEAFPAIAEHASEMERKAEAAERELTKYYMAKWAELHVGERFLGKVTGVANFGAFVTLPNGVEGLVRLEALGPYTYSEEAMALLGPKGRRIRLGDEMEVRIAGANPRLRQVDLLPVEEAPKKTKNRKEKAKEVEMRKVVGPPKDRARDTRPERATVNTIYFGEWTPKEPEEPRPERTRARKKRRR